A window of the Brassica napus cultivar Da-Ae chromosome A2, Da-Ae, whole genome shotgun sequence genome harbors these coding sequences:
- the LOC106406733 gene encoding protein root UVB sensitive 6 — MPLKHSSPDTISSSSDSVRLLSRETLRISASLASPPDDLLPQALPDSSHFLRSTLRLICCEEIDGRRWKYVAESDGSGKFKRNSVVRAVSLESPRTPFDEVGSFLRSYVVPEGFPASVNESYVPYMTFRALKHFFGGAMGVFTTQTLLNSVGASRNSSASAAVAINWILKDGAGRVGKMLFARQGKKFDYDLKQLRFAGDLLMELGAAVELGTAAVPHLFLPLACAANVVKNVAAVTSTSTRTPIYKAFAKGENIGDVTAKGECVGNIADLMGTGFSILISKRNPSLVTTFGLLSCGYLLSSYQEVRSVVLHTLNRARFTVAVESFIKTGRVPSLQQGNIQEKIFTFPWVEDRPVMLGARFKDAFQDPCTYLAVKPFFDKERYMVTYSPTKGKVYALLKDQASSDDILKAAFHAHVLLHFMNQSKGGTSKSVEQLDPPAFAPREYELESRIAESCEMVSTSYGIFKSSAAEQGWRMSESLLNPGRARLCHMNDEEE, encoded by the exons ATGCCGCTCAAACATTCTTCGCCGGACACCATATCCTCCTCCTCCGACTCCGTCCGCCTCCTCTCCCGCGAAACCCTCCGCATCAGCGCCTCCCTCGCCTCCCCTCCCGACGATCTCCTCCCTCAGGCTCTCCCCGATTCTTCCCACTTTCTCCGCTCAACGCTGAGACTGATCTGCTGCGAGGAAATCGACGGCCGGAGATGGAAGTACGTCGCCGAGAGCGATGGCTCGGGGAAATTCAAGAGGAACTCGGTGGTTCGTGCTGTAAGCTTGGAGTCTCCTCGGACTCCTTTTGAT GAAGTGGGTTCGTTTCTGAGATCTTACGTTGTACCTGAAGGCTTCCCAGCAAGTGTTAATGAGTCTTATGTTCCTTACATGACCTTTCGAGCTTTGAAG cATTTCTTTGGTGGAGCGATGGGTGTGTTTACCACTCAAACCCTTCTCAATTCAGTTGGAGCCTCACGGAACAGTTCTGCTTCTGCTGCTGTTGCAATTAATTGGATTCTCAAG GATGGTGCTGGGCGTGTTGGGAAAATGCTTTTTGCGCGTCAGGGAAAGAAATTCGATTATGATTTGAAACAG TTACGGTTTGCTGGTGATCTTTTGATGGAGCTGGGTGCTGCTGTGGAGTTAGGAACTGCTGCCGTTCCGCACCTTTTTCTTCCTCTAGCTTGTGCTGCTAATGTTGTTAAG AATGTTGCAGCAGTAACATCAACGTCTACTCGTACCCCCATCTATAAAGCCTTTGCTAAAGGAGAGAACATAGGAGACGTCACTGCTAAGGGAGAGTGTGTTGGTAATATTGCAGATCTG ATGGGAACTGGGTTTAGTATATTGATATCCAAAAGAAATCCTTCGTTGGTTACAACCTTTGGTCTTCTATCATGTGGCTATCTCTTGAGCTCATACCAAGAG GTTAGATCTGTGGTACTGCATACACTAAACCGTGCAAGATTTACAGTAGCAGTGGAATCCTTTATCAAGACGG GGCGGGTTCCCTCACTACAGCAAGGTAATATCCAAGAAAAGATATTTACTTTTCCATGGGTGGAGGATCGACCGGTGATGCTTG GAGCCAGATTTAAGGATGCATTCCAAGACCCCTGCACATATCTGGCAGTAAAGCCTTTTTTCGAT AAAGAAAGATACATGGTGACTTACAGCCCTACCAAGGGTAAAGTCTATGCACTGCTCAAGGACCAGGCTAGCTCAGATGACATTCTCAAAGCTGCATTTCAT GCACATGTGCTTCTTCATTTTATGAATCAATCAAAAGGTGGTACCTCAAAATCGGTTGAGCAACTAGATCCTCCTGCTTTTGCTCCAAGGGAATATGAGCTGGAGTCTCGGATTGCTGAGTCGTGTGAAATGGTGTCTACCTCGTATGGAATCTTCAAAAGCAGTGCTGCGGAACAG GGATGGAGAATGTCAGAATCTCTGCTAAATCCTGGCCGGGCTAGGTTATGTCATATGAATGATGAGGAGGAGTAA